A single genomic interval of Chitinophaga sp. 180180018-3 harbors:
- a CDS encoding M20/M25/M40 family metallo-hydrolase: MKRWILLVGAAVTITAAQAQDTIPDAARIQGIVNYLASDKLKGRGTAEKGGTLASRYVAKQFKKLGLRKLNDNSYFQDFTFDRKEHRNIPSRNVIGFLDNGAARTIIIGAHYDHLGTAALFDGKYPIGEIHNGADDNASGVAGLLELARHYVKNKQKEPFNFLFIAFGGEELGLQGSKYYTAHPLIPLSKIHFMLNMDMIGRYNPERGIGIGGYGSAEEWPVVFKDVQQPGIKFFTDAAGKGASDHHNFYVSGVPVLFFHTGGHDDYHKPTDDAPKLQAKAEAEILQLEIQLVNKAMAYPVLKYRGEN; the protein is encoded by the coding sequence ATGAAAAGATGGATATTATTGGTGGGTGCAGCGGTTACCATCACAGCTGCACAGGCACAGGATACCATTCCTGATGCAGCGAGGATACAGGGAATAGTGAATTACCTGGCATCCGACAAGCTGAAAGGAAGAGGTACCGCAGAAAAAGGAGGAACACTGGCCAGTCGCTATGTGGCAAAACAATTTAAAAAGCTGGGGCTCCGGAAATTGAATGACAACAGCTATTTCCAGGATTTTACATTCGACAGGAAAGAGCATCGGAATATTCCCAGCCGGAATGTGATCGGCTTTCTGGATAACGGAGCCGCCCGTACAATCATTATCGGCGCGCATTATGATCACCTGGGTACTGCCGCTTTATTCGACGGCAAATACCCCATAGGAGAAATCCACAACGGGGCCGACGACAACGCTTCCGGCGTAGCCGGCCTGCTGGAACTGGCCCGTCATTATGTGAAGAACAAACAAAAGGAACCGTTTAATTTTCTCTTTATCGCTTTTGGGGGAGAAGAGCTGGGCCTGCAGGGTTCTAAATATTACACCGCCCATCCACTGATTCCGCTCAGCAAGATCCATTTCATGCTGAACATGGATATGATTGGCCGTTATAATCCCGAACGTGGTATTGGCATCGGCGGTTACGGCAGCGCGGAAGAATGGCCTGTTGTTTTTAAAGACGTACAACAGCCTGGCATCAAATTCTTCACAGATGCCGCCGGGAAAGGCGCCTCCGATCATCACAACTTTTATGTGAGCGGTGTGCCCGTTTTGTTCTTTCATACCGGTGGCCACGATGATTACCATAAACCCACCGATGATGCGCCCAAGCTGCAGGCGAAAGCCGAAGCTGAAATATTACAGCTTGAAATACAACTGGTGAATAAGGCGATGGCGTATCCGGTGTTGAAATACAGGGGAGAGAATTAA
- a CDS encoding CTP synthase, which produces MAKYIFVTGGVTSSLGKGIIAASLAKLLQARGFRVTIQKFDPYINVDPGTLNPYEHGECYVTEDGAETDLDLGHYERFLNTPTSQANNVTTGRIYQTVINKEREGAYLGKTVQVIPHITDEIKRRILLLGKDGKFDIVITELGGTVGDIESLPYIEAVRQLQWELGEEDCLVVHLTLIPYLRAAKELKTKPTQHSVRLLSEYGVHPDIIVCRTEEPLYRDLKRKIALFCNVQVDAVIEANDVPTIYEVPLEMMREKLDVSVLKRLNLPVEKEPELIKWREFLDKLKYPKSKVTIGLIGKYVELQDAYKSILESFIHAGAQNECKVVVQNIHSEHITPENVAEKLKNLDGLLVAPGFGHRGIEGKIVSIRYARENQLPFFGICLGMQMSVVEYARNVLGWKDAHSVEMNPDTSHPVINLMEEQKKITAKGGTMRLGAYACELTPGSKAAEIYGNTSISERHRHRYEFNNDYIRQFEEAGLVLSGKNPESGLVEIIELPGHPFFVGVQFHPELKSTVESPAPVFVSFVKAAKQYAESKNGKAKVEEKIAQ; this is translated from the coding sequence ATGGCAAAATATATCTTCGTTACGGGAGGTGTTACTTCCTCTTTGGGTAAAGGAATTATAGCTGCTTCTCTTGCAAAACTTTTGCAGGCACGCGGCTTTAGAGTGACTATTCAGAAATTTGATCCATATATCAATGTGGATCCGGGTACATTAAACCCTTATGAACATGGTGAATGTTATGTAACGGAAGATGGTGCTGAAACAGATCTGGATCTCGGGCACTATGAGCGTTTCCTTAATACGCCTACATCCCAGGCCAATAATGTGACTACCGGCCGTATTTATCAAACTGTCATCAACAAGGAAAGAGAAGGGGCCTACCTGGGTAAAACCGTGCAGGTAATCCCGCACATCACCGATGAAATCAAACGCCGTATCCTGTTGCTGGGTAAAGACGGTAAGTTCGATATCGTGATCACTGAGCTGGGTGGTACTGTGGGTGATATTGAGTCGCTTCCTTACATTGAAGCAGTTCGTCAGCTGCAATGGGAGCTGGGAGAGGAAGATTGCCTCGTGGTACACCTGACACTGATCCCGTACCTGCGCGCAGCCAAGGAGCTGAAAACCAAGCCTACTCAACACTCTGTGCGCCTGCTGAGCGAATACGGTGTACATCCGGATATCATCGTTTGCCGTACAGAAGAACCGTTGTACCGCGATCTAAAGAGAAAGATTGCACTTTTCTGTAATGTACAGGTGGATGCAGTGATTGAAGCGAATGATGTGCCTACCATCTACGAAGTGCCGCTGGAAATGATGCGCGAGAAACTGGATGTTTCCGTGTTGAAAAGACTGAACCTGCCGGTGGAAAAAGAACCGGAGCTGATAAAATGGCGCGAATTCCTCGATAAACTGAAGTACCCGAAATCCAAGGTGACGATCGGTCTTATCGGTAAATATGTGGAATTGCAGGATGCTTATAAATCAATCCTGGAATCTTTCATCCATGCAGGCGCACAAAATGAATGCAAAGTAGTGGTGCAGAATATCCACTCTGAACATATTACTCCTGAAAATGTGGCGGAAAAACTGAAGAATCTGGATGGCCTGCTCGTTGCTCCGGGCTTCGGCCACCGTGGTATTGAAGGAAAGATTGTATCTATCCGGTATGCCCGTGAAAATCAGCTGCCATTCTTCGGAATCTGCCTGGGTATGCAGATGAGCGTTGTGGAATATGCCCGTAATGTGCTGGGATGGAAAGATGCCCACTCCGTGGAAATGAATCCTGATACCTCTCATCCGGTGATCAACCTGATGGAAGAGCAGAAGAAAATAACTGCCAAAGGAGGTACCATGCGTCTGGGGGCTTATGCCTGCGAACTTACTCCGGGATCAAAAGCAGCGGAAATCTACGGTAATACGTCTATCAGCGAAAGGCACCGCCACCGCTACGAGTTTAACAACGATTATATCCGCCAGTTTGAAGAAGCCGGCCTGGTACTTTCGGGTAAGAACCCGGAAAGCGGGCTGGTGGAAATCATCGAGCTGCCAGGGCATCCTTTCTTTGTAGGTGTTCAATTCCACCCCGAGCTGAAAAGCACAGTGGAAAGCCCTGCACCGGTATTCGTGTCCTTCGTGAAAGCCGCCAAGCAATATGCTGAAAGCAAAAACGGTAAGGCGAAAGTGGAAGAGAAAATTGCGCAGTAA
- a CDS encoding AtpZ/AtpI family protein, producing the protein MENQSSRKPNNRNNLLVRYAGLAFQMMVTLGLGVFAGYKLDQRIGWRFPVFLIIFSLIALAILLWQIIKDTRRNE; encoded by the coding sequence ATGGAAAATCAGTCCTCCAGGAAGCCGAATAACCGTAACAACCTGTTGGTGCGTTACGCCGGGCTGGCCTTCCAGATGATGGTCACGCTTGGGTTAGGTGTATTTGCCGGCTATAAACTGGACCAGCGTATTGGCTGGCGGTTTCCGGTATTCCTGATCATTTTTTCTTTAATTGCATTAGCCATACTTTTGTGGCAAATTATTAAAGACACCCGACGTAATGAGTGA
- a CDS encoding SprT-like domain-containing protein translates to MKKEAPLNALASYLPEGTFDQVMEYLTTFKVHLTITRERSSILGDYRHPDGHGKGHRISVNGSLNKYAFLLTLLHEFAHLTTFNKYANQVPSHGKEWKQEFSWILRAFVGNQLLPPDVETAIRQSMANPAASSCADENLMRVLKRYDRQKENHFFVEQIPQDGLFRTKDGRIFRRGEKIRKRYRCEEVSSKRMYLFSPVYEVEQIMN, encoded by the coding sequence TTGAAAAAAGAGGCGCCATTAAATGCATTAGCGTCCTATTTACCCGAGGGCACATTTGATCAGGTAATGGAATACCTGACCACTTTCAAAGTGCACCTCACCATCACAAGGGAGCGTTCCAGTATCTTAGGCGATTACCGTCACCCCGACGGGCATGGCAAGGGACATCGTATCAGCGTGAATGGCTCCCTTAACAAGTACGCGTTCCTGCTTACGCTGCTGCATGAATTTGCGCACCTGACTACCTTCAACAAGTACGCTAACCAGGTGCCCTCACACGGAAAGGAATGGAAACAGGAATTCTCCTGGATACTACGTGCCTTTGTAGGTAACCAGCTGCTGCCGCCCGATGTGGAAACGGCTATCAGGCAAAGCATGGCCAATCCGGCCGCCAGCTCCTGTGCCGATGAAAATCTCATGCGTGTGCTGAAAAGATATGACCGGCAAAAGGAAAATCACTTCTTTGTAGAACAGATCCCGCAGGATGGCCTCTTCAGAACGAAAGACGGCCGTATATTCCGCCGCGGAGAAAAAATCAGGAAGCGGTACCGGTGTGAGGAGGTTTCGTCGAAACGGATGTATTTGTTTAGCCCGGTTTATGAAGTAGAGCAAATAATGAATTAA
- the yidC gene encoding membrane protein insertase YidC, with product MDRNSVIGFLLLGVLLVGYIFFNQKQQAQAAREKARQDSIAELNKPKTPVMDTASLTGTTPGATLDSAHQALLNGEFGVFAAAATGNVQNTVLENDVVKITFTNKGGQPATVQLKQYKTYDGAPLMLTAGSFNRLSIEVPASVTKVLNSSDLFFSAAQPQELAGGVKSITYRLNSNNPAVYLEFVYSLKPGSYVVDYNIHAVGLQNILPGNQTYLNLSWNSQEDKQEHDMQNERMNNQVHYMYEGGKHDYFTLNRTSHEKLDNKLKWLSVKQQFFNTTLIAKKEPFINADVNTKVPESPNIVGQTFSTIQVPYNRTNDFSFPVEIYYGPNHYKTLKSFDIGLQKIIPLGTGIFAFVKYVNIFIIIPVFNFLSGFIHNYGIIIILLTIFIRLLIAPFTYQSYVSQAKMKVLKPEIDELKAKYGDDQQGFGMEQMKLFKSAGVNPLGGCLPALLQLPILVAMYSFFPSSIELRQESFLWAKDLSTYDSIFNLPFNIPFYGNHVSLFTILMTITSLILAFYNRGMTDQSNPVMKYMPYMMPIMLLGIFNRLAAALTFYYFLSNVISILLQWVIQKFIINHDKIHAQIQENKKKPKTKSKWQEKLEEVQKRQQDMQQQKRK from the coding sequence ATGGATAGAAATTCGGTCATTGGGTTTTTACTGTTGGGTGTACTACTGGTAGGATATATATTCTTTAACCAGAAACAACAGGCACAAGCCGCAAGAGAAAAAGCCAGGCAAGATTCCATCGCAGAACTGAATAAGCCTAAAACCCCGGTAATGGACACTGCGAGCCTTACAGGCACCACGCCTGGGGCCACGCTGGATTCAGCTCACCAGGCATTGCTGAACGGAGAATTTGGTGTATTTGCTGCAGCTGCCACCGGCAACGTACAAAATACGGTACTGGAAAACGACGTGGTAAAGATCACCTTTACCAATAAAGGTGGCCAGCCTGCCACAGTGCAACTGAAACAATATAAAACATATGATGGCGCTCCACTTATGCTGACAGCAGGTTCTTTCAACCGCCTGTCGATAGAAGTGCCTGCCAGCGTTACTAAAGTGCTGAACAGCTCCGACCTGTTCTTTTCCGCTGCCCAACCCCAGGAACTGGCCGGTGGCGTAAAATCAATCACTTACCGTCTTAATTCCAATAACCCGGCTGTTTACCTGGAATTTGTCTATTCCCTGAAACCCGGCAGCTATGTGGTGGATTATAACATTCATGCCGTTGGTCTGCAGAATATCCTGCCCGGTAATCAGACTTACCTGAACCTTTCCTGGAACAGCCAGGAAGATAAGCAGGAGCACGACATGCAGAACGAGCGCATGAACAACCAGGTGCACTATATGTACGAAGGTGGCAAACATGATTACTTTACCCTGAACCGTACCAGCCACGAAAAACTGGATAATAAACTGAAATGGCTGAGCGTAAAGCAACAGTTCTTCAATACCACGCTGATTGCTAAGAAGGAGCCTTTCATCAACGCAGATGTAAATACCAAAGTGCCTGAAAGCCCGAATATCGTAGGACAGACTTTCAGCACCATCCAGGTTCCGTACAACCGCACCAACGATTTCTCCTTCCCGGTTGAAATCTATTACGGCCCTAACCACTATAAAACGCTTAAATCCTTCGATATAGGTCTGCAGAAGATCATCCCGCTGGGTACTGGTATCTTCGCATTTGTGAAGTATGTGAATATCTTCATCATTATCCCGGTGTTCAACTTCCTGAGCGGATTTATCCACAACTACGGTATCATCATCATCCTGCTCACCATCTTCATTCGCCTGCTGATAGCTCCTTTCACTTACCAGAGCTACGTTTCCCAGGCTAAGATGAAAGTACTGAAACCTGAGATCGATGAGCTGAAAGCTAAATACGGCGATGATCAGCAGGGATTTGGTATGGAACAGATGAAATTATTCAAGAGCGCCGGTGTAAACCCGCTGGGAGGCTGTTTACCTGCGTTGCTGCAGCTGCCTATCCTGGTAGCGATGTATAGTTTCTTCCCGTCTTCCATCGAGCTGCGTCAGGAAAGCTTCTTGTGGGCAAAAGATCTGTCGACTTACGATTCCATCTTCAACCTGCCATTCAACATTCCATTCTATGGCAATCACGTGAGCCTTTTCACCATCCTGATGACCATCACCAGCCTGATTCTGGCATTCTACAACCGTGGCATGACTGATCAGAGTAATCCGGTAATGAAGTATATGCCTTACATGATGCCTATCATGCTGCTGGGTATCTTCAACCGCCTTGCTGCTGCGTTGACTTTCTACTACTTCCTGTCCAACGTGATCAGTATCCTGTTGCAGTGGGTGATTCAGAAATTTATCATCAACCACGACAAGATCCACGCACAGATCCAGGAGAATAAGAAAAAGCCTAAGACTAAATCCAAATGGCAGGAAAAGCTGGAGGAAGTTCAGAAGCGGCAACAAGACATGCAACAGCAAAAAAGAAAGTAG
- a CDS encoding polymer-forming cytoskeletal protein, giving the protein MFNSSHKSKGDKQTMLPTSTVNIIGNGTTIQGDIVCEGDIRIDGQVTGLVSTKAKIVVGPEGEIVGDLVCQSADVLGKVTGIIKVDDLLFLKGNALVKGDVYTAHFEMEPTAKFNGRCYMDEQSADNQKHGKSVLQEAE; this is encoded by the coding sequence ATGTTTAATAGCAGTCACAAATCCAAAGGCGACAAACAGACCATGCTGCCAACTTCTACCGTTAATATTATCGGCAATGGTACTACTATCCAGGGTGATATTGTGTGTGAAGGCGATATCCGTATCGACGGGCAGGTAACTGGCCTGGTATCTACAAAAGCCAAAATTGTGGTAGGTCCTGAAGGTGAAATTGTTGGCGACCTGGTGTGCCAGAGTGCCGACGTACTGGGTAAAGTAACCGGTATTATTAAAGTAGACGACCTGTTGTTCCTGAAGGGTAATGCCCTGGTAAAAGGCGATGTATACACCGCTCATTTTGAAATGGAGCCGACAGCGAAATTCAATGGCCGTTGCTATATGGATGAGCAGTCTGCAGACAATCAGAAACATGGAAAATCAGTCCTCCAGGAAGCCGAATAA